Below is a window of Candidatus Omnitrophota bacterium DNA.
CTCGCGAATAACGTAGGCACGGCCCCGGGGTTTATCGTCGAGGAGGCCGGAAAGATGCTGATAGCCCTTCCCGGGCCGCCGCGCGAGCTCAATCCGATGTTCGAAAGATACGCGATGCCTTATTTAAGGAAAAAAGCCGGGACGGACCGGGTAATAAGGATCCGCACGATAAAGATGACAGGCCTGCCGGAATCCGCCGTCGACCTGAAGGTAAAAGACCTGCTGGAAAGCCCTCCCCCGGTCACCGTCGGCATCTACGCAAAACCGGCCCTGATAGAACTAAAGATAACGGCGAAGGCGAAAAATGAAAAGGCCGCGAAGACCCTGATAGACAGGATCGACAAAAAGATCACCGCGCGGCTGAAAGGTTATGTATTCGGCCGAGATAATGAGACCCTTGAGGGCGCCGTGGGAAAGATCCTGGCCGCAAATGCAAAAACGCTCGCAATAGCCGAATCCTGCACCGGCGGGCTTATCTCGACCAGGATCACCGATATCCCCGGAAGCTCGAGATATTTCAGGATGGGGGTCGTCGCTTACTCGAACGACGCGAAGATATCCCAGCTATGCGTCTCTCCCGGCACAATTTCCAAATACGGGGCGGTGAGCCGCCAAACTGCCGTAGAAATGGCAAAAAATATCAGGGATATCTCAGGGGCGGATATAGGACTTTCTGTCACAGGGATCGCCGGGCCCGGCGGCGCCACAAAGGCAAAACCGGTCGGGCTTGTCTATATAGCTCTCGCCATTCCTGGAAAGACTATCTGGAAGGTATTCCGTTTCAGGGGCGACCGGGAAATGATCAAATTCAGGAGTTCGCAGGCGGCGCTCGACCTTCTCAGAAGATCTCTGTAGAGCCCTTCTTCCCTATATCCTTCACAAGGCAGACCTGGTCCTTCCCGTGTTGTTTTGCCCAGTATAAGGCGTCGTCCGCCTTCTTGAACAGCTGCTGCTGTGTCGTGCCGTCATCCGGATAGACGGCGATGCCCATACTTATGGTGAAAGAGACGGATTTACCGTCGACCTTTATCTCTTTGGCCTTGACCGCTTCCCTCAGCCTTTTTCCTACGGTGACGGCATTGCCTGTATCGGACCTGGCGAGAAGGACGACAAACTCATCCCCGCCGTACCTGCCTATAGCGTCCACGGGCCGGCCTTTGACATCGAAATTACGTATATGCACCTTTAGGATGTCCGCCAACGAGGTTATTATCATGTCGCCCGCCTGATGGCCATAGAGGTCGTTATACCTCTTAAACCCGTCGATATCGATTATGATAAGGGCGAATTTCTCCTTGGACCTTACGGCCCTCTTTACTTCTTCATCGAGGCGGGCGAGGAAAAAATTATGCACATAGAGGCCGGTGAGGCTGTCGCGGATGGAAAGCTCTTTTACCTCTTCGTATAATCTCGCTTTTTCTATTGTGATCGCCGCCTGGTTCGCGAGTATATCGATACTCTCCCGCTCATCTTTTGTTATAGGCTGCTGGCTGAAGATATTATCTACCACAAGAACGCCTATCCTGGCGTTCTTCACCATCAGCGGGACGTAAAGGAACATGCCCTCTGTCCCCTGCGCCCCGGAAACCTGGGGCGCCCCTTCATCGAACAGGCTGTCGACTATCGTGTTAACGCCTCTTTCGATCCGGAATGTTCCATTTCTATGGGCCTGGCGACTTTCCTGATATCGGCGCTGGCGACTCCTTTCAAGATATTTTCTTCCTTGTCTATTAAATAAAGTTTTGCCCTGTCGAAATGCAGCACCTCGACAGCGCTCTTGAGGATTATCGAAAGCACGTGACTTAATTCCAGAGTGCTCGCCATGGCCTCGCTTATCTTGGAGAGGGCCAGTAGCACGCTTATCTTCCGCAGATTGGCGTGAAATACCTTTATGTGCCTTATACCCCTGCTGAATTCCCTGGCGTAGTCGCTTAGCATATCTTTTTCTTCGGGTGTTATCTTCTTCTTGCTGGCCAGTTTATCCGCCATAAGGAACCCGAGTTTGTCATCCGCGGTGATCAGCGGCAGGCATATCTGCAGGCCGTCGTCCCATATTGCGGAATCGCTCTTTCCGAGGAATACATCGACCAGGATCCCGCCGCCGTCCTCCTTTACGGGTATCCTGCTCTCTCCGGCTATTATTCCCTTTCCCCTCATCCGTGCCTGATAGCATTCCAGCGAGTTCGTCGTCTCCTCGTAGAGGAATATATAGACGGCGTCGAAACCGATATCGTCGAGGATAGACTTAAGCCCCGCCTTGAGGGTTTGGTCCAGCCCGGTCTCAAGCTGGAAAAATACCCTTACCGAATCCTGCAGGATCCTGAGGTGATCTTGTAATTTTTCTCTTCCGATCTTCTCTTCCACCGCGCCCGTCCTATAATGATAAGATATAATTTACCTGGGCGGCGTATTTGCGCGCCTCGGATGCCAGGTACTTTTCGTTATACTTCCGGGTTTTTATAGCGTCGATGATGTTCCCGAAAAACTCGGTTATTATGAATTCGACCCCGCCCCAGAAATCTATCTGCCTGTAGCTCCTGCCGTATTCGCTGTAAGTCTGCTTCAGGACCTTCTCCTGATCGGTCTCCCCGCGGAAGATCTCGGAGAAGGGCTCGATGCCCGCGGGCAGTGTGCCTATAGACTTATACAGGTTGACCTGCGATTCGTTCGAGGTAAGGAATTTCATGAAGAGCCAGGCCTCGTGTTTATTCGCCGAATAGTTCGATATCGCCAGGTTGCTTCCTCCCGCGAAACTGAAACGTCCGGCCGGGCCGGAGGGAAGAAAAGCCACTCCGAACTTATCGATTATCTCCGGCGACGCGCGATTTGAGGGCGTTCCGAAGAAACCGGGGATGTAATCTGCGGCGACGAACGCGCCGGCTATGCACATGGCGTATTTTCCGGTGATAAAAAAATCATGCCCCGGATATGCCGGGACTTTTCTTTCCCGGACCGGCGCGTAATCCCTG
It encodes the following:
- a CDS encoding competence/damage-inducible protein A; the encoded protein is MKAEIISIGTEILLGQILNTNQQWLSLKLAELGVDVYYQSTVGDNPERLARAIRQGLLRSDIVITTGGLGPTVDDITLEAISRAMPKKLIFHRAIASKIKSHFGSQCLNMPSGNLRQAHIPEGAKVLANNVGTAPGFIVEEAGKMLIALPGPPRELNPMFERYAMPYLRKKAGTDRVIRIRTIKMTGLPESAVDLKVKDLLESPPPVTVGIYAKPALIELKITAKAKNEKAAKTLIDRIDKKITARLKGYVFGRDNETLEGAVGKILAANAKTLAIAESCTGGLISTRITDIPGSSRYFRMGVVAYSNDAKISQLCVSPGTISKYGAVSRQTAVEMAKNIRDISGADIGLSVTGIAGPGGATKAKPVGLVYIALAIPGKTIWKVFRFRGDREMIKFRSSQAALDLLRRSL
- a CDS encoding sensor domain-containing diguanylate cyclase yields the protein MERGVNTIVDSLFDEGAPQVSGAQGTEGMFLYVPLMVKNARIGVLVVDNIFSQQPITKDERESIDILANQAAITIEKARLYEEVKELSIRDSLTGLYVHNFFLARLDEEVKRAVRSKEKFALIIIDIDGFKRYNDLYGHQAGDMIITSLADILKVHIRNFDVKGRPVDAIGRYGGDEFVVLLARSDTGNAVTVGKRLREAVKAKEIKVDGKSVSFTISMGIAVYPDDGTTQQQLFKKADDALYWAKQHGKDQVCLVKDIGKKGSTEIF